A single region of the Apodemus sylvaticus chromosome 7, mApoSyl1.1, whole genome shotgun sequence genome encodes:
- the LOC127690101 gene encoding olfactory receptor 145-like, producing MTIKNSSVTEFILAGLTDQPGLRMPLFFLFLGFYMVTVVGNLGLISLIGLNSHLHTPMYFFLFNLSVIDFCYSSTIIPKMLMSFISKKNIISHSGCMTQLFFFCFFVFSESFILSAMAYDRYVAICNPLMYTVTMSPQIYLLLLLGVYVMGFSGGIAHTGNLMNLTFCADNLVNHFMCDILPLLELSCSNTFTNELVVFIVVAFGIGVPIATIFISYALILSSILRMHSTEGRSKAFSTCSSHLIVVCLFFGSGAFMYLKPPSILPLDQGKVSSLFYTIVVPMLNPLIYSLRNKDVKVALRKTLSKRTFS from the coding sequence ATGACTATCAAGAATTCCTCTGTGACAGAGTTCATCCTCGCAGGCCTGACAGACCAGCCAGGACTCCGCATGCccctcttcttcctgtttctaGGTTTCTACATGGTGACTGTGGTGGGGAATCTGGGCTTGATCTCCCTGATCGGGCTGAACTCTCAcctgcacacccccatgtacttctttctctTCAATCTTTCTGTAATAGATTTTTGCTATTCCTCCACTATCATCCCCAAAATGTTGATGAGTTTTATCTCAAAGAAGAACATCATCTCACACTCAGGGTGCATGACACagctgtttttcttctgtttctttgttttctctgagtCCTTTATTCTGTCAGCCATGGCATATGACCGCTATGTTGCCATCTGTAACCCCCTGATGTACACGGTCACCATGTCTCCTCAGATCTATTTACTTCTTTTACTGGGAGTCTATGTGATGGGCTTCTCTGGCGGTATAGCCCATACAGGGAACCTAATGAATCTGACCTTCTGTGCAGACAACCTTGTCAATCACTTCATGTGTGACATTCTTCCCCTTCTCGAGCTCTCCTGCAGCAACACCTTCACAAATGAGCTTGTGGTTTTCATTGTTGTGGCCTTTGGTATCGGTGTACCCATTGCCACCATCTTCATCTCTTACGCCCTCATCCTCTCTAGCATTCTTCGCATGCATTCCACGGAGGGCAGGTCCAAGGCCTTCAGCACCTGCAGCTCCCACTTGATTgtggtttgtcttttctttggttcTGGGGCTTTCATGTACCTCAAGCCGCCTTCCATTTTGCCCCTTGATCAAGGAAAAGTGTCTTCCTTGTTCTATACGATTGTGGTGCCCATGTTGAATCCTCTGATCTATAGCTTGAGAAATAAGGATGTCAAAGTTGCTCTGAGGAAAACCTTGAGtaagagaacattttcttaa
- the LOC127690100 gene encoding olfactory receptor 145-like has product MTIKNSTVTEFILTGLTDQPGLRMPLFFLFLGFYMVTVVGNLGLISLIGLNSHLHTPMYFFLFNLSLIDFCYSSTISPKMLMSFILKKNIISYPGCMTQLFFFCFFVISESFILSAMAYDRYVAICNPLLYMVTMSPQVCLFLLFGVYLMGFVGAMAHTISMARLTFCANNLVNHYMCDILPLLEHSCTSTYVNELVVFIFVSFDIGVPIATIFISYALILSSILRMHSTEGRSKAFSTCSSHMIAVCLFFGSGAFMYLQPPSVLSLDQGKVSSLFYTIVVPMLNPLIYSLRNKDVKVAVRKTLGRRIFS; this is encoded by the coding sequence ATGACTATCAAGAATTCCACTGTGACAGAATTCATCCTCACAGGCCTGACAGACCAGCCAGGACTTCGCATGCccctcttcttcctgtttctaGGTTTCTACATGGTGACTGTGGTGGGGAACCTGGGCTTGATCTCCCTGATCGGGCTGAACTCTCAcctgcacacccccatgtacttctttctctTCAATCTTTCTTTAATAGATTTCTGTTATTCCTCCACTATCTCACCCAAAATGCTGATGAGTTTTATCTTAAAGAAGAACATCATCTCATACCCTGGGTGCATGACAcaattgtttttcttctgtttttttgttatCTCCGAGTCTTTTATTCTGTCAGCCATGGCATATGACCGCTATGTTGCCATCTGTAACCCTCTGCTGTACATGGTCACCATGTCTCCTCaggtttgtttgttccttttgtttgGTGTATATTTAATGGGTTTTGTTGGAGCCATGGCCCACACCATATCCATGGCGAGGCTGACTTTTTGCGCTAACAACCTTGTCAACCACTACATGTGTGATATCCTTCCCCTCCTGGAGCACTCCTGTACTAGCACCTATGTGAATGAACTGGTAGTCTTTATTTTTGTGAGCTTTGATATTGGTGTACCCATTGCCACCATCTTCATCTCTTATGCCCTCATCCTCTCTAGCATTCTTCGCATGCATTCCACAGAGGGCAGGTCCAAGGCCTTCAGCACCTGCAGCTCCCACATGATTGcggtttgtcttttctttggttcTGGGGCTTTCATGTATCTCCAGCCTCCTTCTGTTTTGTCCCTGGACCAAGGAAAAGTGTCTTCCTTGTTCTATACGATTGTGGTGCCCATGTTGAATCCTCTGATCTATAGCTTGAGAAATAAGGATGTCAAAGTTGCTGTGAGGAAAACCTTGGGCAGGAGAATATTTTCTTGA